One segment of Rosa chinensis cultivar Old Blush chromosome 6, RchiOBHm-V2, whole genome shotgun sequence DNA contains the following:
- the LOC112174651 gene encoding serine carboxypeptidase-like 18, with translation MAPLTMCLSVLLLLAFSGIATSQTIVETLPGWNGTLPFKLETGYIAVDDLDEVQLFYYFVESERNPIEDPLMLWLTGGPGCSGFSAMAYEIGPFSFDLHYNGSIPNIIMNPYSWTKVANIIFIDAPVGAGFSYSTTSEGYYTSDTKSAAQTYTFLRKWLYAHPSFQGNQLYIGGDSYSGLIVPILLKNILEGLESGLRPRMQLQGYLLGNPVSDSFIDVNERIPYVHRVSLISDEIYEAAKTNCSGDYVNVELNNTLCVTALQKIKDCLLQINLAQILEPQCAFASGRTTELEWDLRVREASTMDYLLSESKLPELPCRGYTYVLAYRWMNDETVRAALGVRNGTVENWVRCPKALAYYTEDITSSLAYQKNLSETGLRALIYSGDHDISVPWIATQYWINALDIAVFDEWRPWYVNGQIAGYQVKFMNDHFRLTYVTVKGAGHTAPEYKHKETLAMFDRFLARYPI, from the exons ATGGCACCACTCACTATGTGTTTGAGTGTGCTTCTCTTATTGGCATTCTCAGGCATCGCCACTTCTCAGACAATCGTTGAGACTCTGCCTGGGTGGAATGGGACACTTCCCTTCAAACTTGAAACAGG TTACATTGCGGTGGATGATTTGGATGAGGTGCAACTATTCTACTATTTTGTCGAGTCGGAGAGAAACCCAATTGAAGATCCCCTTATGCTTTGGCTTACTGGAGGCCCTGGATGTTCCGGGTTTTCTGCAATGGCTTATGAAATTG GTCCATTTAGTTTTGATCTGCATTACAATGGAAGCATACCCAATATAATTATGAATCCATATTCATGGACCAAG GTGGCCAACATAATCTTTATAGATGCACCAGTTGGTGCTGGGTTTTCATACTCTACAACCTCGGAAGGGTACTATACTTCCGATACAAAATCAGCTGCACAGACCTATACTTTCTTAAGAAAG TGGTTATATGCACACCCAAGTTTTCAGGGAAATCAACTGTACATTGGTGGTGACTCATATTCAGGACTTATTGTTCCCATTCTTCTTAAGAATATACTAGAAG GTTTAGAGTCTGGGTTAAGGCCAAGAATGCAACTCCAA GGATACTTGCTTGGAAATCCAGTTTCAGATTCTTTTATTGATGTAAATGAGAGAATCCCATATGTTCACCGAGTGTCACTCATTTCAGATGAAATCTATGAG GCTGCTAAAACTAATTGCAGTGGGGACTATGTCAATGTGGAACTTAACAATACACTTTGTGTTACTGCTCTTCAAAAAATTAAAGAT TGTCTTCTACAAATAAATCTTGCACAAATTTTGGAACCCCAATGTGCTTTTGCATCTGGTAGAACAACTGAGTTGGAGTGGGATCTTAGAGTTCGAGAAGCAAGTACTATGGATTACCTCCTTTCAGAGTCTAAGCTACCTGAATTGCCTTGCCGG GGATATACATATGTGCTTGCCTATAGGTGGATGAACGATGAAACAGTTCGGGCAGCTCTAGGTGTTCGAAAT GGAACAGTAGAGAATTGGGTACGATGCCCCAAGGCCTTGGCATACTACACAGAAGACATCACAAGTTCTCTTGCGTATCAGAAAAATCTATCAGAAACAGGTCTTCGAGCTTTGATATACAG TGGTGATCATGACATATCAGTTCCATGGATTGCTACACAATATTGGATCAATGCTCTTGATATAGCTGTTTTTGATGAATGGCGACCGTGGTATGTCAACGGTCAAATTGCAGG ATACCAAGTGAAGTTCATGAATGATCACTTCAGGTTGACTTACGTGACTGTAAAG GGTGCTGGTCACACTGCTCCAGAGTACAAACACAAGGAAACACTTGCCATGTTTGACAGATTTTTAGCACGTTACCCGATCTAG